In Defluviimonas aquaemixtae, the sequence TCGTCGATCTCGTGCCCGACGGCCGCGACGGTCTGATCCGCGCCTCGGCAACGCCCTACGACGTGCTCGTAGTCGACCGGATGCTGCCGGGGATCGACGGGCTGTCACTCATCAAGATCCTGCGTGGGGCGAAGAACCATACGCCGGTCCTCTTCCTGACGTCGCTCGGCGGCGTGGACGACCGGATCGACGGACTGAATGCCGGCGGGGACGACTACCTCGTCAAGCCTTTCGCATTCGGCGAGCTTTCCGCCCGCATCGCGGCGCTGGCCCGGCGGCCACAGATCGCGCAGGAAGAGACGGTTCTCTGCGCCGGCGACCTTGAGATGGATCTGATCCGACGCAAGGTCTCCCGCGCGGGCGTCGAAATTGATCTGGTGCCGCGGGAATTCGCGCTTCTGGAGCATCTGCTGCGCCGCAAGGGCCGGGTGCAGACGCGCACCATGCTGCTCGAAGCGGTGTGGGACATCAGCTTTGACCCTCAGACCAACGTGGTGGAAACCCATATCAGCCGGCTGCGGTCGAAGGTCGACAAGCCTTTCGACCACGAGTTGATTAAGACCATCCGCGGCGCCGGCTACCGGATCGAGGGTTGAGCCGGTGGCCCGTCAGCGATCGTCCATCCTGGAGTCCACCCCGCTCAGGCTTACGGTCGCGCTGATCGCGCTTTTCGCGATCGTGTTCCTTCTAACATTCGCCGCCACCTATACGATCACCCGCTCTGCGATGTTGACATCCCTGAACGACTCTTTGGTGCAGGAGATGACTGGTTTCCGTGCTGCGCCTTCGGCCGAGGCGCTGTCGGCGCTGGTGCGCTCGCAATCCTCGGTCACCGATCCCAAGCAAAAAATTCTGAGCTATCTCGCACCTGGCGGCTTCGTCGCAGGCAACGCCGCGCTGCTGCCCGAACGGGAGGGATTCCGTGCCATTGCCCTCGGCAGCACTACCGGAGACGGTAGCGGCGAGATCGACGGGGAGTATTTTACCCTGACCGAGCGGCTGCGCGGCGGGCTCATGACCATCGCGTTCAGCGCCGCTCCGGTCGACGAGTTGGGCGCGACCTTCATCCGGGTCTTCTTGTTCAGCCTTCTGCCCACAACCGCAATCGCACTGTGCGGCGGGCTGCTGCTAGCGCGTCGCTCGGCCCGTCGGCTCGATGCGCTTGAAACGACGCTCGATCGTCTCACGGCAGGCGACCTGAAGGCGCGCGTCCCGACGCTTCCCGGGCGCGCCGACGACCTGACCCGGATCGGCGAGCGGATCGACCGAATGGCTGTCTCGCAGGAGGCGCAGGTGTCGGCGCTGCGCCAGGTCTCCGCCGATATCGCGCACGACCTGAAGACTCCGATCCAGCGCGTCTCGGTCATGCTCAACCGGCTGAAGGATGACAAGCGGCTGCCATCCGAGGCGGTCGAGATCGCGAACCAAGCTACAGCCGAGACCGACCGGATTGTCGCGATCTTCCAGGCGCTCCTGCAGATCGCGCAGATCGAAGGCGGTTCGCCTCGCGCGCGCTTTGCCGAGGTCGACATCGCGGCGCTCTCCGAGACCTTCGCCGAGGTCTACACGCCTGCGGCCGAAGAAAGCGGTCACCGGCTGGTCTGCAGCAGGCCGGCTGAGCCGGTGCGAGTCTCGGGAGACAAGACGCTTCTCGGTCAGGCGATCGCCAATTTGGTGGAAAACGCGCTCCGCCACACCCCGCCCGGTACAGTCGTGACTCTGGAGCTGGACTGTCAGGCGGGCCAGCCGGTGCTCAGCGTCGCCGACACCGGCCCCGGCATCCCGGAAGCTGAACGCGACAACGCCCTGCGCCGACTCTATCGGCTGGAGACGAGCCGGACGACGCCGGGGAGCGGTCTCGGCCTCAGTCTGGTCGCGGTGATCGCCGACCTGCACGGCGCCAAACTGTCGCTGGTCGACAACGCGCCGGGGCTGCGGGCGGAGCTTCGGTTCCCGCCCGTGGCGAAGTCGGAACATCGCCCTGAGCCGTAACCGCGCGCCTGCCCCAGCTATCCGCGCGGCAGAAATGGACCGGGTCCTTGAAGCCCTTCCGATAGTCGATCTCGGCCCGGTTGAACCGCCGAAATCATCGGCCGCATGCATTTTCGACTACTGCCAGTCATCGCTCTGCATTTTGCGTTTTTCGTGCCAGGTCGTGTCTTATGATCACCAATGGAGCGCGATCGGGAGAACCGGCATGAAGACACAGGTTGCCATCATAGGGGGCGGTCCGGCCGGACTTCTGCTGTCACAGTTGCTGAACCGGGCGGGCATCGCGACAATTCTCGTCGAGAAGCACTCACGGGCCCACGTACTGGCCCGCATCCGCGCGGGCGTCTTGGAGCAGAGCACGGTGGAACTCATGCGCGAGGCGGGTGCCGGGGCGCGGATGGACCGCGAAGGGTTGCCGCATGACGGCTGCAACCTGTCCACCGCGCACGGTATGTTCCGCGTAGATTTCAGTGAAGGCTGCAATGCGCAGGTGATGGTCTATGGGCAAACGGAGCTGACAAAGGACCTCTACGACGCGCAGGACGCAATCGGCGCGACAATTATCGACGAAGCGGAGGATGTCGCGCTGCACGGAGTTGATGGCGACGCGCCGAGCGTGACGTTTCGAAAGAACGGTGCGCCCCAGCGCATCGACTGCGACTACATCGCCGGGTGCGACGGCTTTCACGGCGCCAGCCGACCGACGATCCCGGCGGGCGTCCGCCACGAGTTCGAAAAGGTCTATCCATTCGGCTGGCTTGGCCTTCTGTCGCCCACTCGTCCAGCCGCCAAGGAGTTGATCTACGCAAACCATCCGCGTGGCTTCGCTCTCGCATCAATGCGGAGCCACAGTCTGTCGCGTTACTATATTCAGGTGCCGTCGAGTGCCCGGGTCGAGGACTGGTCCGACGAAGATTTTTGGGGGGAGTTAAAGAGGCGGCTGCCCGCGAGCGTTGCGGCGACGCTGGAGATTGGCCCGTCAATCGAGAAATCCATTGCGCCGCTCCGCAGCTTCGTGTCGGAGCCAATGCGCTGGGGCCGGCTCTTCATTGTCGGCGATGCAGCCCATATCGTTCCGCCCACCGGAGCGAAGGGCCTGAACCTTGCCGCTTCGGACGTGCGCTATCTTTACGAGGCGCTGACCGCGACGATCCTGAATGGCGATGTCCAGGCGCTCGACCACTACTCGGACCGGGCGTTGACGCGCATATGGGGCGCAATGCGGTTCAGCTGGTGGATGACCTCACTGCTACACCGATTCCCCGATCAAAGCGACTTCGACCAGAAAATCCAG encodes:
- a CDS encoding winged helix-turn-helix domain-containing protein produces the protein MHILVIEDDRTTGSYIAEGLREEGHVVDLVPDGRDGLIRASATPYDVLVVDRMLPGIDGLSLIKILRGAKNHTPVLFLTSLGGVDDRIDGLNAGGDDYLVKPFAFGELSARIAALARRPQIAQEETVLCAGDLEMDLIRRKVSRAGVEIDLVPREFALLEHLLRRKGRVQTRTMLLEAVWDISFDPQTNVVETHISRLRSKVDKPFDHELIKTIRGAGYRIEG
- a CDS encoding sensor histidine kinase, whose protein sequence is MARQRSSILESTPLRLTVALIALFAIVFLLTFAATYTITRSAMLTSLNDSLVQEMTGFRAAPSAEALSALVRSQSSVTDPKQKILSYLAPGGFVAGNAALLPEREGFRAIALGSTTGDGSGEIDGEYFTLTERLRGGLMTIAFSAAPVDELGATFIRVFLFSLLPTTAIALCGGLLLARRSARRLDALETTLDRLTAGDLKARVPTLPGRADDLTRIGERIDRMAVSQEAQVSALRQVSADIAHDLKTPIQRVSVMLNRLKDDKRLPSEAVEIANQATAETDRIVAIFQALLQIAQIEGGSPRARFAEVDIAALSETFAEVYTPAAEESGHRLVCSRPAEPVRVSGDKTLLGQAIANLVENALRHTPPGTVVTLELDCQAGQPVLSVADTGPGIPEAERDNALRRLYRLETSRTTPGSGLGLSLVAVIADLHGAKLSLVDNAPGLRAELRFPPVAKSEHRPEP
- the pobA gene encoding 4-hydroxybenzoate 3-monooxygenase, with protein sequence MKTQVAIIGGGPAGLLLSQLLNRAGIATILVEKHSRAHVLARIRAGVLEQSTVELMREAGAGARMDREGLPHDGCNLSTAHGMFRVDFSEGCNAQVMVYGQTELTKDLYDAQDAIGATIIDEAEDVALHGVDGDAPSVTFRKNGAPQRIDCDYIAGCDGFHGASRPTIPAGVRHEFEKVYPFGWLGLLSPTRPAAKELIYANHPRGFALASMRSHSLSRYYIQVPSSARVEDWSDEDFWGELKRRLPASVAATLEIGPSIEKSIAPLRSFVSEPMRWGRLFIVGDAAHIVPPTGAKGLNLAASDVRYLYEALTATILNGDVQALDHYSDRALTRIWGAMRFSWWMTSLLHRFPDQSDFDQKIQESELHQLETLQSARATMAINYTGLPY